A window of the Polaribacter sp. HaHaR_3_91 genome harbors these coding sequences:
- a CDS encoding zinc metallopeptidase, whose translation MIGFYILIGVIALASWLVSNTLKNKFKKYSKIQLRNGMSGAEIAEKMLADNGIFDVKVISTPGRLTDHYNPADKTVNLSESVYNQRNAAAAAVAAHECGHAVQHAQAYSYLTMRSKLVPVVSVTSKFSQWLVIGGLIMGAASGATGIGFYIAVAGLVFMGFATLFSFVTLPVEYDASNRALAWLKNKNMVSQEELAGATDALTWAARTYLVAALGSLATLLYWGMQILGGRD comes from the coding sequence ATGATAGGATTCTATATTTTAATAGGAGTAATTGCTTTAGCTAGTTGGTTAGTGAGTAATACGCTGAAGAATAAATTTAAAAAATACTCTAAAATTCAGCTAAGAAACGGGATGAGTGGTGCAGAAATTGCAGAAAAAATGTTAGCTGATAACGGTATTTTTGATGTAAAAGTAATTTCTACTCCTGGTAGATTAACAGACCATTACAACCCTGCAGATAAAACAGTAAATTTAAGTGAATCTGTTTACAACCAAAGAAATGCGGCTGCAGCTGCTGTTGCTGCGCATGAATGCGGTCACGCAGTGCAACATGCACAAGCATATAGTTATTTAACAATGCGATCTAAATTAGTACCCGTTGTTAGTGTAACTTCTAAATTTTCTCAATGGTTAGTAATTGGTGGGTTAATTATGGGAGCAGCTTCTGGAGCTACTGGAATTGGTTTTTACATTGCCGTTGCAGGTTTGGTTTTTATGGGCTTTGCAACCCTTTTTAGTTTTGTTACTTTACCTGTAGAATATGATGCTAGTAATAGAGCATTGGCTTGGTTAAAAAACAAAAACATGGTTTCTCAAGAAGAATTAGCAGGAGCAACCGATGCTTTAACATGGGCTGCAAGAACGTATTTAGTTGCTGCCTTGGGTTCATTAGCAACCTTATTATACTGGGGAATGCAAATTTTAGGAGGAAGAGATTAG
- a CDS encoding asparaginase, giving the protein MTRKPNILLIYTGGTIGMMKDYKTNALKAFDFSQIVEKIPELQQLNCKIESVSFEDAIDSSNMNTKYYISIVEIIEENYKKFDGFVVLTGSDTMAYTSSAISFMLENLQKPIIFTGSQLPIGDLRTDAKENLITSIEVACAYKNGKPIVSEVCLYFEYKLYRANRTTKISSELFEAFTSMNFPPLAESGVHLKFNEHLIHQEEQKEALIVRKHLVDEVVILKLFPGISNRVVESILNIPNLKGVVLETYGSGNAPNSESFICLLKTAIDKGIKIINVTQCKSGRVMMGHYDTSLLLLEIGVINGRDITTESAIAKLMYLLDKNLSDDDFKHFFEKSLRGELTDNYHF; this is encoded by the coding sequence ATGACAAGAAAACCTAACATATTACTTATATATACTGGCGGAACGATTGGTATGATGAAAGACTATAAGACAAATGCCTTAAAAGCATTTGATTTTAGTCAGATTGTAGAAAAGATTCCAGAATTGCAACAGTTAAATTGTAAGATAGAAAGTGTTTCTTTTGAAGATGCAATAGATTCATCAAACATGAATACCAAATACTACATAAGTATTGTGGAAATTATTGAAGAAAACTATAAAAAATTTGATGGTTTTGTTGTGTTAACAGGTTCCGATACCATGGCGTACACTTCTTCTGCGATTAGTTTTATGTTAGAAAACTTGCAAAAACCAATCATTTTTACAGGATCTCAACTGCCAATTGGAGATTTAAGAACAGATGCTAAAGAGAATTTAATTACTTCTATAGAGGTAGCGTGTGCATATAAGAATGGAAAACCAATTGTGTCTGAAGTTTGTTTGTATTTTGAATATAAGTTATATAGAGCGAATAGAACCACTAAAATAAGTTCAGAGTTATTTGAGGCATTTACGTCTATGAATTTTCCGCCATTAGCAGAAAGTGGTGTGCATCTTAAATTTAATGAGCATTTAATTCATCAAGAAGAACAAAAGGAAGCATTAATTGTTAGAAAGCATTTGGTTGATGAAGTTGTTATTTTAAAATTATTTCCAGGGATATCAAATCGGGTAGTAGAAAGTATATTAAATATTCCTAATTTAAAAGGAGTTGTACTAGAAACGTATGGATCTGGTAATGCACCCAATTCCGAAAGCTTTATTTGTTTGTTAAAAACGGCAATTGATAAAGGAATTAAAATTATAAACGTAACCCAATGTAAAAGTGGTAGAGTAATGATGGGGCATTATGATACAAGTTTGCTGCTTTTAGAAATAGGGGTGATTAATGGTAGAGATATTACTACCGAGTCTGCGATAGCTAAGTTAATGTACTTATTAGATAAAAACCTATCAGATGATGACTTTAAACATTTCTTTGAAAAATCTTTAAGAGGTGAATTAACTGATAATTATCATTTTTAA
- a CDS encoding MotA/TolQ/ExbB proton channel family protein: MKKVVNVLSVTGFMFFGAIQSTFAQEAAEESKTFHQELKQRFIEGGPEFMGIVLVALILGLAIAIERIIYLNMATTNTKKLVASVDDALSSGGIEAAKEVCRNSKGPVASIFYQGLDRVDEGVDAAEKAVVSYGGVQMGLLEKNISWLSLFIALAPMLGFMGTVIGMIQAFDMIAVANDISPGVVAVGIKVALLTTVFGLIVAIILQIFYNYIVSKIDSIVNNMEDASIQLIDLLVKYKK, from the coding sequence ATGAAAAAAGTAGTAAATGTCCTATCCGTAACAGGATTTATGTTTTTTGGAGCTATTCAATCAACTTTCGCACAAGAAGCAGCTGAAGAGTCAAAAACTTTCCACCAAGAATTAAAACAACGTTTTATTGAGGGTGGCCCAGAATTTATGGGAATTGTATTAGTAGCCTTAATTTTAGGTTTAGCAATTGCAATTGAAAGAATTATTTATTTAAACATGGCAACAACGAATACTAAGAAATTAGTAGCAAGTGTAGATGATGCTTTAAGTTCTGGTGGTATAGAAGCTGCTAAAGAAGTTTGTAGAAACTCTAAAGGACCAGTTGCATCTATCTTTTACCAAGGTTTAGATAGAGTAGATGAAGGAGTAGATGCTGCAGAAAAAGCTGTAGTTTCTTATGGAGGAGTTCAAATGGGACTTTTAGAGAAAAACATCTCTTGGTTATCTTTATTTATTGCTTTAGCACCGATGCTTGGGTTTATGGGTACAGTAATTGGTATGATTCAGGCTTTTGATATGATTGCAGTAGCAAATGATATTTCTCCTGGAGTTGTAGCTGTTGGTATTAAAGTAGCATTATTAACAACTGTATTTGGTTTAATAGTAGCAATTATTTTACAGATTTTTTATAATTACATCGTATCTAAAATCGATAGTATTGTAAACAACATGGAAGATGCATCTATTCAATTAATAGATTTATTAGTGAAATATAAAAAATAA
- a CDS encoding biopolymer transporter ExbD: MARRENPEINAGSMADIAFLLLIFFLVTTTMNVDSGVSKKLSEKPPADYVPPVIKEKNIFEVSINRNNELLVEGERMDIKDLKEAAISFVDNGGGEGKVENGVATGPCSYCKGDRSDESSDHPNKAIISVQSDRLTEYGTYLTVQDELLKAYSFLRNRLSVEKYKIPFEELEESYKDDRANENLKNKVEFIKTAYPQIISDQEPTN, from the coding sequence ATGGCAAGAAGAGAGAATCCAGAAATTAATGCAGGTTCTATGGCAGATATTGCCTTCTTGCTGTTAATCTTTTTCTTAGTAACAACAACAATGAATGTGGATTCAGGAGTTTCTAAAAAACTATCTGAAAAACCACCAGCAGATTATGTGCCACCTGTTATTAAGGAAAAAAACATTTTTGAGGTAAGTATTAATAGAAATAATGAGCTTTTAGTTGAAGGCGAAAGAATGGATATTAAAGACCTAAAAGAAGCCGCTATCTCATTTGTAGATAATGGTGGAGGAGAAGGTAAAGTTGAAAATGGCGTTGCTACCGGACCATGTAGTTATTGTAAAGGTGATAGAAGTGATGAATCTTCAGATCACCCTAATAAAGCTATTATATCGGTACAAAGTGATAGGTTAACAGAATATGGAACTTATTTAACTGTTCAAGATGAATTGTTAAAAGCTTATAGTTTTTTAAGAAATAGACTAAGTGTTGAAAAATACAAGATTCCATTTGAAGAACTTGAAGAAAGTTATAAGGACGATAGAGCTAATGAGAATTTGAAAAATAAAGTTGAGTTTATCAAAACAGCTTATCCTCAAATTATTTCAGATCAAGAACCTACAAATTAA
- a CDS encoding biopolymer transporter ExbD, which yields MSKFRKKKKGMPAVNTAALPDIVFMLLFFFMVTTTMRETSLQIDAPRLPSATEVKKLEHKSLVTTIYVGKAKDAKYGTSYNRIQLNDKIATADEVPAFIINARSKVSEAEVPFMTTSIKADTESSVGTITDIRLKLRDVNALKISYSASKKTE from the coding sequence ATGTCTAAATTTAGAAAAAAGAAGAAAGGAATGCCAGCAGTAAATACTGCAGCTTTACCAGATATTGTATTTATGTTGTTATTCTTTTTTATGGTTACTACTACCATGAGAGAAACTTCTTTACAAATTGATGCTCCAAGGTTACCTTCGGCAACAGAAGTAAAGAAATTAGAGCATAAAAGTTTGGTAACTACTATTTATGTAGGTAAAGCTAAAGATGCTAAGTATGGTACAAGTTATAATAGAATTCAATTGAATGATAAAATTGCTACTGCGGATGAAGTTCCTGCATTTATAATAAATGCAAGATCTAAAGTTTCTGAAGCAGAAGTTCCATTTATGACAACTTCTATTAAGGCAGATACTGAATCTAGTGTTGGTACAATTACAGATATTAGATTAAAATTAAGAGATGTAAATGCTCTTAAGATTAGTTATTCTGCTTCAAAAAAGACTGAGTAA
- a CDS encoding porin family protein, with protein MKTALTLFIILINVIGSFAQKDSLNLGDRYAEDQIYVAVSYAQFIDQPQEIFKSNFSYGLSVGFLKDVILNKQGNVSIAAGVGYGFDFFNHELKVEEINNATDFSSDASISANLFKSHNLEFPLEFRWRTSTANKYSFWRIYGGVKFSYNLSNKFQFDDENGNTFKYKDVSNYNKLQYGLTLSTGYDEFNINLYYGLTPVFENSTINGEVINTKILKFGLIFYLL; from the coding sequence ATGAAAACAGCTTTAACACTCTTTATAATTTTGATTAATGTAATTGGGTCTTTTGCACAGAAAGATTCCTTAAACCTAGGAGATAGGTATGCGGAAGATCAAATTTATGTGGCAGTTTCTTATGCTCAGTTTATAGATCAACCCCAAGAAATATTTAAAAGTAACTTTTCATATGGACTTTCAGTTGGTTTTTTAAAAGATGTAATTTTAAATAAACAAGGTAATGTCTCTATTGCAGCTGGTGTAGGATATGGATTTGATTTTTTTAATCATGAGCTTAAAGTCGAAGAAATAAACAATGCAACTGATTTTAGTAGTGATGCAAGTATTAGTGCTAATCTATTTAAATCTCATAATTTAGAATTTCCATTAGAATTTAGATGGAGAACTTCAACAGCGAATAAATATAGTTTCTGGAGGATATATGGTGGTGTTAAGTTTTCGTACAACCTCTCTAATAAATTTCAGTTTGATGATGAAAATGGGAACACCTTTAAGTATAAGGATGTTTCTAATTACAATAAATTGCAGTATGGCTTAACTTTATCTACGGGGTATGATGAGTTTAATATCAACCTTTATTACGGTTTAACACCTGTTTTTGAAAATAGTACTATAAACGGAGAAGTTATAAATACTAAAATCTTAAAATTTGGACTTATTTTCTATCTTTTATAA
- the rpoN gene encoding RNA polymerase factor sigma-54 gives MLKQSLQYKLLQKLSPQQIQLMKLIQLPTQAFEERLKQEIEENPALDTGKDDADSIDDDLSNEYDDAGTEKIEAEDINIDDYLSDDEIPNYKTQANNYSADDEEKNVPYASGTSFHQSLKNQLSTYTFTDEELSIAEFLVGSIDDSGYIRRDIIDVVDDLAFTENVFTTEEKVISILKKVVHTLDPIGVGARDLKECLIIQLKRKESNKIRSLAIEILETAFDHFVKKHYKKLQEKFTISEEELKEVNKEISKLNPKPGSSYAGNNKIAEQIVPDFSIKLVDGELDLVLNSRNAPELHISREYNNMLKGYQEATVKSKSQKDAVFFIKQKLDSAKWFIDAIKQRQQTLLVTMNTIMHYQYDYFLTGDERKLKPMILKDIADKINMDVSTVSRVANSKYVSTPYGTKLIKEFFSESMKNDQGEDVSTKEIKKILETVILEENKKKPLTDEKLAAILKEKGYPIARRTVAKYREQLDLPVARLRKEI, from the coding sequence ATGCTAAAACAAAGTTTACAATACAAGCTATTACAGAAATTATCTCCTCAACAAATACAGTTGATGAAGTTAATTCAATTGCCTACGCAAGCTTTTGAGGAACGTCTAAAACAAGAAATTGAAGAAAATCCTGCATTAGATACTGGAAAGGATGATGCAGATTCTATAGATGATGATTTATCGAATGAATATGATGATGCTGGAACGGAGAAAATAGAAGCAGAAGACATCAATATAGATGATTATCTAAGTGATGACGAAATACCAAATTATAAAACACAAGCTAATAATTACTCTGCTGATGATGAAGAGAAAAACGTACCTTATGCAAGTGGTACTAGTTTTCATCAATCCTTAAAAAATCAATTAAGCACCTATACTTTTACCGATGAAGAACTTTCTATAGCTGAATTTTTAGTGGGTAGTATAGATGACAGTGGTTATATAAGAAGAGATATTATAGATGTAGTAGACGATTTAGCTTTTACAGAAAATGTTTTTACTACAGAAGAAAAAGTTATCTCTATTCTAAAAAAAGTGGTGCATACTTTAGATCCCATTGGTGTTGGAGCCAGAGATTTAAAAGAATGTTTAATTATTCAATTAAAGAGAAAAGAAAGCAACAAAATTAGAAGCTTAGCAATTGAAATTCTAGAAACTGCTTTTGATCATTTTGTAAAAAAACATTATAAAAAATTACAAGAAAAGTTTACTATTTCTGAAGAGGAATTGAAAGAAGTAAATAAAGAAATTTCTAAACTAAACCCTAAACCCGGGAGTTCTTATGCTGGTAATAATAAAATAGCAGAACAAATTGTTCCTGACTTTTCTATTAAATTGGTTGATGGTGAATTAGATTTAGTTTTAAACTCAAGAAATGCTCCCGAATTGCATATTTCTAGAGAATATAACAATATGCTTAAAGGCTACCAAGAAGCTACTGTAAAAAGTAAGTCACAAAAGGATGCTGTATTCTTTATCAAGCAAAAATTAGATTCGGCAAAATGGTTTATTGATGCAATTAAACAGCGTCAACAAACACTTTTAGTGACTATGAATACGATTATGCACTATCAGTATGATTATTTTTTAACAGGTGATGAGCGCAAGTTAAAACCAATGATTTTAAAAGATATTGCAGACAAAATTAACATGGATGTTTCTACGGTTTCTAGAGTTGCCAATAGTAAATATGTGTCTACTCCTTATGGTACAAAATTGATAAAGGAATTCTTTTCTGAATCTATGAAAAACGACCAAGGAGAAGATGTATCTACCAAAGAAATAAAGAAAATATTAGAGACCGTAATTTTAGAAGAGAATAAAAAGAAACCTCTAACTGACGAAAAACTGGCAGCAATCTTAAAGGAAAAAGGATATCCTATTGCTAGAAGAACGGTGGCAAAATATAGGGAACAATTAGATTTACCGGTAGCACGTTTACGTAAAGAGATTTAA
- the asnS gene encoding asparagine--tRNA ligase, translating to MINSNVAELLKSEGLLLQEVTLKGWVRTFRSNRFIALNDGTTINNIQCVIDFENTDETTLKRITTGAAICIKGTLAASQGKGQSVEIQVSEIEILGDSNPDEYPIQPKKHSFEFLRENSHLRVRTNTFSAVMRVRSKLSFAVHQYFQERDFNYVNTPIVTSSDAEGAGEIFKVTTFKDNEAPVNEDGKIDHSKDFFGKETNLTVSGQLEAETFAMALGKAYTFGPTFRAENSNTTRHLAEFWMIEPEVAFMDLDGNMDLAEDFIKHVINYVLDKCADDLAFLDQRLTQEEKSKPQAQRSEMSLLDKLKFVVDNNFKRVSYTEAIDILRNSKPNKKKKFQFPINEWGADLQSEHERFLVEKHFKCPVILFDYPADIKAFYMRLNDDGKTVRAMDVLFPGIGEIVGGSQREERYDVLADKMKTLGIEEELWWYLDLRKFGTAVHSGFGLGFERLVQFTTGMSNIRDVIPFPRTPQNADF from the coding sequence ATGATAAACAGCAACGTAGCCGAACTTTTAAAATCGGAAGGATTATTACTACAAGAAGTAACCCTAAAAGGATGGGTTAGAACATTTAGAAGCAATCGTTTTATTGCTTTAAATGATGGTACTACTATTAACAACATACAATGTGTTATCGATTTTGAAAACACAGATGAAACCACATTAAAAAGAATTACAACTGGTGCAGCTATTTGCATAAAAGGTACTTTGGCTGCAAGCCAAGGAAAAGGACAATCTGTAGAAATTCAAGTTTCAGAAATTGAAATTTTGGGAGACTCTAATCCAGATGAATATCCTATTCAACCAAAAAAACACAGTTTCGAATTTTTAAGAGAAAATTCACATTTACGTGTAAGAACAAATACTTTTAGTGCTGTAATGCGTGTACGTTCTAAATTATCTTTTGCGGTACATCAGTATTTTCAGGAAAGAGATTTTAATTATGTGAACACACCTATAGTGACTAGTTCTGATGCAGAGGGTGCAGGAGAAATCTTTAAAGTAACTACCTTTAAAGACAACGAAGCTCCAGTAAACGAGGATGGTAAAATTGACCATTCTAAAGATTTCTTTGGTAAGGAAACCAATTTAACTGTTTCTGGCCAATTAGAAGCTGAAACGTTTGCAATGGCTTTAGGAAAAGCCTATACTTTTGGACCAACATTTAGAGCCGAAAACTCTAATACTACGCGCCATTTAGCAGAGTTTTGGATGATAGAACCAGAGGTTGCCTTTATGGATCTAGATGGTAATATGGATTTAGCAGAAGACTTTATTAAGCATGTGATAAACTATGTTTTAGATAAATGTGCAGATGATTTAGCTTTTCTAGACCAACGTTTAACACAAGAAGAAAAAAGCAAACCACAAGCACAAAGAAGTGAAATGAGTTTGTTAGACAAACTAAAGTTTGTTGTAGATAACAACTTTAAGAGAGTTTCTTATACAGAAGCAATCGATATTTTACGTAATTCTAAACCAAATAAAAAGAAAAAATTTCAATTCCCAATTAATGAATGGGGAGCAGATTTACAATCTGAACACGAACGCTTTTTAGTTGAAAAACACTTTAAATGTCCGGTTATTTTATTTGATTATCCAGCAGACATCAAAGCATTTTACATGCGTTTAAATGATGATGGAAAGACAGTTAGAGCTATGGATGTTCTATTCCCTGGAATTGGAGAAATAGTTGGAGGGTCACAAAGAGAAGAACGTTATGATGTTTTAGCTGATAAAATGAAAACACTCGGTATTGAAGAAGAACTTTGGTGGTATTTAGATTTAAGAAAATTTGGTACAGCAGTTCATTCTGGTTTTGGGTTAGGTTTTGAAAGACTCGTACAATTTACCACAGGAATGAGTAATATTAGAGACGTAATTCCATTCCCAAGAACGCCACAAAATGCAGATTTTTAA
- a CDS encoding RND family transporter, which produces MNFWTKVAGLILRNRYLVLLGIAIITGLLASQMKYMKFSYTEANLLPEDHIANLEYNQFLEIFGEEGNLVILGIKDSTVFTPKKFNAWNNLVRKFDSLDEVDFTISIADVQKLKADRKQRKFVLEPLYEKEPTTTQEVLDIKKQLFEKLPFYDNLLFNKETGTLQTAIYIKKEIINTPKRRDFIFNTLIPTITKFEKENNVDIRVSGMPYIRTLNAQNIQDEILLFVAGALGITAVIFFFFFRSFRATFITLLVVMTGVIWAFGFIGWFGYEITVLSALIPPLIIVIGVPNAVFLINKYQQEIKKHGQQAKALQRVISKVGNATLMTNITTASGFATFVFVKSSLLREFGILASVNIISIFILALLIIPILYSFMPLPKKKHLNHLETKWIENVVNWMEKMVRNRRITIYFTTVIVIVAAIIGVYKIKVSGSLIEDMPKSLEFYQDIKFFESEFGGIMPLEILVDTKKEKGVMSLSTLKKMEKINEAIEAFPELSKPISITNVVKYSKQAYYKGNPKYYQLPTSQEQSYIFAYTKNSNSDASMLKNFVDSTGRYARITTFMKDIGTEKMNVIQERLREVIAKEFPSDKYTVSVTGKALVFIKGTNYLIKNLVISLSLAIFLIAIFMAWMFRSPPMIFISLLPNILPLLITAGLMGYFGIPIKPSTILVFSIAFGISVDDTIHFLAKYRQELMTNNWRVKPSVYGALRETGVSMFYTSIVLFFGFLTFTLSSFGGTIALGGLVSVTLLLAMVSNLLLLPSLLLTFEKKIANKKVFKEPSIRIIPPDEDKLEE; this is translated from the coding sequence ATGAATTTCTGGACAAAAGTTGCTGGTCTTATCTTAAGAAACCGTTATTTGGTTTTACTAGGTATTGCCATCATTACAGGTTTATTAGCTTCTCAAATGAAATATATGAAATTCTCATATACAGAAGCCAATTTATTACCTGAAGATCACATAGCAAATCTAGAATACAATCAATTTTTAGAAATTTTTGGAGAAGAAGGTAACTTAGTTATTTTAGGGATTAAAGATTCTACCGTTTTTACACCAAAAAAGTTTAATGCTTGGAATAATTTAGTACGAAAATTTGATAGCTTAGACGAAGTAGATTTTACAATTTCTATTGCAGATGTACAAAAATTAAAGGCAGATAGAAAACAACGAAAATTTGTACTAGAACCTTTATATGAAAAAGAACCAACAACAACACAAGAGGTTCTAGACATCAAAAAACAGTTATTTGAAAAACTCCCTTTCTACGATAATTTACTATTTAATAAGGAAACAGGTACATTACAAACAGCCATTTATATTAAAAAAGAAATCATAAATACACCAAAACGTAGAGATTTCATTTTTAATACATTAATACCAACTATAACTAAATTTGAAAAAGAAAATAATGTAGACATTCGGGTTTCTGGGATGCCATATATTAGAACGTTAAATGCACAAAATATTCAAGATGAAATATTACTTTTTGTAGCAGGTGCATTAGGAATTACAGCAGTTATTTTCTTCTTTTTCTTTCGATCTTTTAGAGCAACCTTTATTACACTTTTAGTAGTAATGACTGGTGTTATTTGGGCCTTTGGTTTTATAGGATGGTTCGGTTATGAGATAACAGTTTTATCGGCATTAATACCTCCTTTAATTATTGTTATTGGAGTACCCAATGCTGTTTTTCTAATTAATAAATATCAGCAAGAAATAAAGAAACATGGTCAGCAAGCTAAAGCCTTACAACGTGTAATTTCTAAGGTAGGTAATGCTACATTAATGACGAACATTACAACTGCATCTGGTTTCGCAACATTTGTCTTTGTAAAAAGTAGTTTACTAAGAGAGTTTGGTATTCTAGCTTCCGTAAACATCATTAGTATTTTTATACTAGCCTTATTAATTATACCTATTTTATATAGTTTTATGCCACTTCCAAAAAAGAAGCATTTAAACCACTTAGAAACAAAGTGGATTGAAAATGTTGTGAATTGGATGGAAAAAATGGTACGAAACAGGAGAATAACAATCTATTTTACCACAGTTATTGTAATAGTTGCGGCAATTATAGGAGTTTATAAAATAAAAGTTTCGGGTAGTTTAATAGAAGACATGCCTAAAAGTTTAGAATTTTATCAAGATATAAAATTCTTTGAAAGTGAGTTTGGAGGTATAATGCCCTTAGAGATTTTAGTTGATACTAAAAAGGAAAAAGGAGTCATGAGTTTATCCACTTTAAAAAAGATGGAAAAAATAAATGAAGCCATAGAAGCTTTTCCAGAACTTTCTAAACCAATCTCTATTACCAATGTAGTAAAATACTCTAAACAGGCTTATTACAAAGGGAATCCTAAATATTATCAATTACCAACAAGTCAAGAACAGAGTTACATTTTTGCATATACCAAAAACTCAAATAGTGATGCTAGCATGCTTAAAAACTTTGTAGATTCTACAGGACGTTATGCAAGAATAACTACTTTTATGAAAGACATTGGTACTGAAAAGATGAATGTAATTCAAGAACGTTTAAGGGAGGTAATTGCTAAAGAATTTCCATCAGATAAATATACAGTTTCAGTTACAGGAAAAGCATTAGTTTTTATAAAAGGAACCAATTATTTAATTAAGAATTTAGTTATTTCTTTATCATTGGCAATTTTCTTAATTGCCATTTTTATGGCTTGGATGTTTAGATCTCCACCAATGATTTTTATTTCATTACTGCCTAACATATTGCCATTACTAATTACAGCTGGTTTAATGGGCTACTTTGGTATTCCTATAAAACCATCAACAATACTTGTATTTAGTATTGCGTTCGGTATTTCTGTAGACGATACTATTCACTTTTTAGCAAAATACAGACAAGAATTAATGACTAATAATTGGCGTGTAAAACCATCGGTTTATGGAGCACTTAGAGAAACAGGAGTAAGTATGTTCTATACTTCTATTGTACTCTTTTTTGGCTTTTTAACCTTTACACTTTCTAGTTTTGGAGGTACCATTGCATTAGGAGGCTTAGTCTCTGTAACTTTATTATTAGCAATGGTTTCTAACTTACTATTATTACCATCATTATTATTAACTTTTGAAAAGAAAATAGCAAACAAGAAAGTATTTAAGGAACCTTCTATAAGAATTATTCCTCCGGATGAAGACAAATTAGAAGAATAA
- the frr gene encoding ribosome recycling factor: MNEEIEFILDSAKEAMNNAIEHLIKELRTIRAGKATPAMLANVMVDYYGSQTPLGQIANVTTPDPRTISVQPWEKNMLQPIEKAIMVANLGFNPMNNGDIIMINVPPLTEERRIGLAKQAKAEAEHAKVGIRNARKDANNDIKKTDVSDDLKKISEADVQKLTDTFIKQIEEKLAVKEVEIMKV, encoded by the coding sequence ATGAACGAAGAAATTGAATTTATTCTTGATTCCGCTAAAGAAGCGATGAATAATGCTATTGAGCATTTAATTAAAGAACTAAGAACTATTAGAGCTGGTAAAGCAACCCCTGCAATGTTAGCAAATGTAATGGTAGATTATTACGGGTCTCAAACTCCGTTAGGCCAAATTGCAAATGTTACTACACCAGACCCAAGAACAATATCTGTGCAACCTTGGGAGAAAAACATGTTACAACCTATAGAAAAAGCTATAATGGTTGCCAACTTAGGTTTTAACCCAATGAACAATGGCGATATTATTATGATAAACGTTCCGCCATTAACAGAAGAAAGAAGAATCGGTTTAGCAAAACAAGCAAAAGCAGAAGCAGAACACGCAAAAGTAGGTATTAGAAATGCTCGTAAGGATGCAAATAATGATATCAAAAAAACAGATGTGTCAGATGATCTTAAGAAAATATCAGAAGCTGATGTGCAAAAATTAACAGATACTTTTATAAAGCAGATAGAAGAAAAACTAGCTGTAAAAGAAGTTGAAATCATGAAGGTTTAA
- the pyrH gene encoding UMP kinase: MQYKRILLKLSGEALMGERQYGIDPKRLAEYAKEIKEVVQKGIEVAIVIGGGNIFRGVAGAANGMDRVQGDHMGMLATCINGLALQSALEDEDVHTRLQTALEIKEVAEPYIKRKAIRHLEKGRVVIFGAGTGNPYFTTDTAAVLRAIEIDADAILKGTRVDGIYDVDPEKNKGAIKFENITFKDVIKKGLKVMDMTAFTLSEENKLPIIVFDMNTNGNLMKLVSGEKIGTIVNTQ; this comes from the coding sequence ATGCAATACAAGAGAATTCTTTTAAAATTAAGTGGAGAAGCTTTAATGGGCGAAAGACAATACGGAATTGATCCTAAACGTTTAGCTGAATACGCAAAAGAAATTAAAGAAGTAGTACAAAAAGGAATAGAAGTTGCCATTGTAATTGGTGGTGGAAATATCTTTAGAGGTGTTGCTGGTGCTGCAAATGGTATGGATCGTGTACAAGGAGACCATATGGGTATGTTAGCAACCTGTATTAACGGTCTAGCACTGCAAAGTGCTTTAGAAGATGAAGATGTGCATACGCGTTTGCAAACAGCTTTAGAAATTAAAGAAGTTGCAGAGCCATATATTAAAAGAAAAGCAATTCGTCACTTAGAAAAAGGAAGAGTTGTTATATTTGGTGCAGGTACGGGAAATCCGTATTTTACAACAGATACAGCTGCAGTTCTTAGAGCAATAGAAATAGATGCAGATGCTATTTTAAAAGGAACTAGAGTTGATGGAATCTATGATGTAGATCCAGAAAAGAATAAAGGTGCCATTAAATTTGAAAACATAACTTTTAAAGACGTAATTAAAAAAGGTCTTAAAGTGATGGATATGACTGCATTTACATTAAGTGAAGAAAACAAATTGCCAATTATTGTTTTTGACATGAATACAAATGGAAACTTAATGAAGTTGGTTTCTGGTGAAAAAATTGGTACTATTGTTAATACTCAATAA